A genomic segment from Cherax quadricarinatus isolate ZL_2023a unplaced genomic scaffold, ASM3850222v1 Contig893, whole genome shotgun sequence encodes:
- the LOC138851529 gene encoding uncharacterized protein, with translation MSVKTPGCSKEVSERWLQEVLKDHLAESHPGGQHDVTTFTITPGAAPGDSLQSELVLLDVWVKVKEDGSPASQGASPVLQDGSPASPDGSPASPDSSPASPDSSPASPDSSPASPDSSPASPDSSPASPDSTVVHLAAKFYSSDIMTRELNKRMNSGQKEHLIYTKIIKELNQFQADRAPDEPGISIPHLIYGRCAGNENVLLMENIKIQGYNTVDKRKGLDFEHLKVCIEHIARLHALSHAFYREKDFRNKYPCFQSTSEHLKFLKPVLDAMLDIAIAFLRTLNDKKDVTQRLEACKQSLLDKYSAILLDGESITCLNHGDCWINNIMYRYKSPLARTSHVDSQANNEDSQTSQHDSPASHKDSQTLASHEQSWATHKDSQDGHNISKAPASQRVSHAHESHQEIDALKIIDWGNSTWGNPVFDLQFLLYTSTTRTVRNAHLDHLLHLYHSTFTKLTAKLGSPAANWSYEQFKLDWDRTYTVGFLFGSTMSLGTLNTSINVNKAPQPSCLDKPFLLPVKVVVDGIKLGMVKLFLPLFEKPIGEFLTKNMFLYIYKIILKELRSGQNEIMNTRFIDLICEADEKGIFSTESVITE, from the coding sequence GTGCTGCTCCAGGTGATTCCTTGCAGTCTGAGTTGGTGTTGCTGGACGTCtgggtgaaggtgaaggaagatGGTTCACCTGCGTCGCAAGGTGCTTCACCTGTGTTGCAAGATGGTTCACCTGCCTCACCAGATGGTTCACCTGCCTCACCAGACAGTTCACCTGCCTCACCAGACAGTTCACCTGCCTCACCAGACAGTTCACCTGCCTCACCAGACAGTTCACCTGCCTCACCAGACAGTTCACCTGCCTCACCAGACAGTACCGTCGTCCACTTGGCGGCAAAGTTCTACAGTTCAGATATAATGACTCGCGAGTTAAACAAGAGGATGAATTCCGGCCAGAAGGAACACTTGATATATACAAAGATAATTAAAGAGCTCAACCAGTTCCAGGCAGACAGAGCCCCTGACGAGCCTGGAATATCCATTCCACATTTAATCTATGGACGATGTGCTGGTAATGAAAATGTTTTACTAATGGAAAACATTAAAATCCAGGGATACAACACTGTTGACAAGCGTAAGGGGCTGGATTTTGAGCATCTTAAGGTCTGTATAGAACACATTGCCAGACTTCACGCCCTTTCACATGCGTTCTATAGGGAGAAAGATTTCCGTAATAAATACCCTTGCTTTCAGTCCACTTCGGAGCACCTCAAGTTTCTTAAACCAGTATTAGATGCTATGCTAGATATTGCCATTGCATTTCTTAGGACTCTGAACGACAAGAAGGATGTCACACAGAGACTCGAAGCATGTAAACAGAGTTTATTAGATAAATATTCAGCAATACTGCTGGATGGAGAAAGTATCACGTGTTTAAATCATGGAGATTGTTGGATTAATAATATAATGTACAGATATAAGAGCCCATTGGCACGGACAAGCCATGTGGACTCGCAGGCAAACAATGAGGACTCGCAGACAAGCCAACATGACTCTCCAGCAAGTCATAAGGACTCACAAACACTTGCAAGCCATGAACAGTCATGGGCAACTCACAAGGACTCACAGGACGGCCACAACATCTCAAAGGCACCTGCAAGCCAGAGGGTCTCCCACGCCCATGAAAGCCATCAAGAAATCGATGCATTAAAAATCATTGACTGGGGTAACAGTACTTGGGGCAATCCGGTGTTTGATCTACAGTTTCTCCTCTACACGTCCACTACTCGCACCGTCAGGAATGCTCATCTAGATCACCTGCTGCACCTCTACCATTCTACCTTCACTAAGCTTACTGCTAAGCTGGGCTCACCTGCTGCCAACTGGAGCTACGAACAATTTAAACTAGACTGGGACAGGACTtacactgtagggttcctcttcgGCAGTACTATGAGTTTaggaacactgaacaccagtATTAATGTCAACAAAGCACCACAGCCTTCATGCCTAGACAAGCCTTTTCTCTTACCAGTCAAAGTGGTTGTTGATGGTATAAAGCTAGGAATGGTGAAGCTATTCCTTCCTTTATTTGAAAAGCCAATTGGAGAGTTCCTCACTAAAAAcatgtttctctacatatataaGATCATACTTAAGGAACTACGTTCTGGTCAGAATGAAATTATGAACACGAGATTTATTGACCTAATTTGTGAGGCAGATGAGAAGGGGATTTTCTCCACAGAATCAGTCATAACTGAGTga